The stretch of DNA TACATGTCCCCAGAATACATAAACAAGGGTATAGTCTCAACAAAGTCGGACATATTCAGTTTGGGTGTAATAATCATAGAGATAGTGACAGGACACAGAGACTACCCAGATGATACTGGAACACCTTCCGAGGAATTTATTGAGATAGTAAGGAAATTATATTTCGACTTTCAAGGCAGAGTCGCTTTCTTAAGAGAGATAGTGTTACTCTTTGCTTCATggtgatattttatatttgtgTGATTTTGCAGGTACTGCATAACTGGAGTCAGAGAAACATGATAAAAAAATTATCTGGGGTATCACTAGAGGTTGATTATCAACAAATAAGAAGATGCATTCAGATTGGTCTAGACTGTGTGAAAATTGATCGGTCCAAAAGGCTAACAATAAGTCAAATTATCAAGGCACTCCACAGACCGGAAAGTGCAGATCCCAGCAATATAAAAGGGGTAAGGTCACCAGCAAACATGGTTTCATCATATAATCTTTTCTTTCAATACAGGGATGAACCCTTGATTGCACCAGAGTAGTGATAAGTACTATGTGATACATTTGTTTTTGTCTTGTTTAAATACAAGGTGAATTTTCATCTGAGTTTTGAAGGATGATGTTGAGTAGTTTCCTGTTGAGTGCAGGCTTGTCCAATACTGCTAGCTTAGTACTTGAAGGCTTGGTAGTTCTAATTTGTAATTTCAACTTACTCAGGTAGATCGACATCAATCTGAACAGAGGCAGAAGAAGACTGCTTTACTGAGGATTCGGGTTATCTTTACCACTGTGGTCTTTGTTGTCCTGTTGAAAAAACGAGGTATGTGTTCAtgagtttttcttctagagACAGATGCCctataataaaataaaattgaacATATTCACAAATTTACAGTTGTGGCTATGTTCACTTCTTCAGTAATGCTTTGGCTGTGTCTTTTTCACTACTTACTTTTCTGTCTCTTTCACATGCCTCCCTATAATAACCACCGGGCTTGTTTGTAACGCAGGAATTTCACAGGAATCATGCATGAATTTCAAAGAAATCAGTTCAATTTCACAGAAAAAATGCAGGAATAGAAAAAAGTTTCCGGGTTCCAAACAGGCCCCTAGTCCACCCCTCCATTCtccagcagcaccgagcaacaCCTCCGGCCTTCTACCTACAGATCGGATGGACAGCCTCTTCTCCCCACGATGTGTGTGGGTGGACGGCCCCATCATCGTGGGCGCGGGTCCCTCGGGCCTTGCCGTGGCGGCGTGCCTGCAGGAGCAGGGCGTCCCCTACGTCATCCTGGAGCGCGCCAACTGCATCGCCCCACTGTGGCAGAAGCGCACGTACAACCGCCTGAAGCTACACCTGCCCAAGCAGTTTCACGAGCTGCCAAGGATGGCGTTCCCGGACCACTACCCGAAGTACCCCGCCCGCCGCCAGTTCATCGACTACTTCGAGCACTACGCTGCCAAGTTCGAGATCAAGCCCGAGTTCAGCACCACCGTGCTGTCGGCACACTACGACAATACCAGCGGACTCTGGCGCGTCGCCACCACCTCCTCATCCTCGTCAGCGCCCGCCAACGGCGGTGGCGACATGGAGTACATCAGCCGCTGGCTCGTCGTCGCCATGGGTGTGAACGCCGACACTGTCGTGCCGGACATCTCTGGACTTGACGCCTTCGACGGCAAGGTCACCCACGTCAGCAACTACAAGTCCGGCGAGGCCTACACCGGCAAGCGCGTGCTCGTTGTGGGGTGCGGGAATTCTGGGATGGAGGTGTTGCTCGACCTCTTCAACCATGGCGCCCGCCCGGCCATGGTCGTGGGCGACGCCGTGCACGTCCTTCCCCATAAGGTGCTCGGCAAGTTCACCTTCGAGCTCGCCATGCTCCTCATGCGCTGGCTCCCGATTTGGATTGTCGACAAGATCATGGTGCTCCTCGCCTGGCTCGTCCACGGCAACCTCGGCAAgcttggcctccaccgccccgccaccggccCGTTCAAGCTCATGGAGAAGCATGGCCGCACCCCGGTGCTCGACTACGGTGCACTCGCGTGCATCCGTGCCGGTGACATCGCCATCGTCCCTGCTGTCACACGTTTCGGCAAGGGCGGCCAGGTTGAGCTCACCGACGGCCGCACGCTCAACTTCGACGCCGTCATCCTCGCCAGCAACGTGCCACAGTGGCTCCAGGTAAATTCACACATCAAAAATTTAAGTCTGCAATAATTCAAATGCATGGGAGTGCCATTATACATACTATTGTTCCATTGCAAGAATGATCTGGTCAATCTCCATCTCCAATGATTCTTTCAGGGTAACGATTTCTTCAACAAAGACGGGTACCCCAAGACTGCTTTCCCCCACGGGTGGAAGGGTCAGTCTGGGCTCTACGCCATCGATTTCACCCGGCGTGCTCTCTCTGGCACCTTTGCCGATGCCGTGCGCATTGCCAAGGACCTCGGCAACATCTGGAGGGGGGAGACCAAGCCCAGAAAGAGAGCCGGCGCCTGTGGCAGGCGCTGCATCTCAGTCTTCTGGTAAT from Panicum virgatum strain AP13 chromosome 9K, P.virgatum_v5, whole genome shotgun sequence encodes:
- the LOC120650942 gene encoding uncharacterized protein LOC120650942: MNGESSSYDKVESLLQGGSSEPHNVPLEYLRNITNNFSNELLLGEGGFGTVYKGVLQNGETIAVKKLKLSIPGVQDRQFENEASHLMRLKHPNVVLLVGWCSETQYIPMEFNGTYVCAEKPERLLCLEYMPKGNLRGFLSDESSGLGWDTRYKIIQGICYGLRYLHEEWQLNAPIVHMDLKPANILLDNNMVPKIADFGLSRLFSEEKTWTCTISRNGTLGYMSPEYINKGIVSTKSDIFSLGVIIIEIVTGHRDYPDDTGTPSEEFIEIVLHNWSQRNMIKKLSGVSLEVDYQQIRRCIQIGLDCVKIDRSKRLTISQIIKALHRPESADPSNIKGVDRHQSEQRQKKTALLRIRVIFTTVVFVVLLKKRGISQESCMNFKEISSISQKKCRNRKKFPGSKQAPSPPLHSPAAPSNTSGLLPTDRMDSLFSPRCVWVDGPIIVGAGPSGLAVAACLQEQGVPYVILERANCIAPLWQKRTYNRLKLHLPKQFHELPRMAFPDHYPKYPARRQFIDYFEHYAAKFEIKPEFSTTVLSAHYDNTSGLWRVATTSSSSSAPANGGGDMEYISRWLVVAMGVNADTVVPDISGLDAFDGKVTHVSNYKSGEAYTGKRVLVVGCGNSGMEVLLDLFNHGARPAMVVGDAVHVLPHKVLGKFTFELAMLLMRWLPIWIVDKIMVLLAWLVHGNLGKLGLHRPATGPFKLMEKHGRTPVLDYGALACIRAGDIAIVPAVTRFGKGGQVELTDGRTLNFDAVILASNVPQWLQGNDFFNKDGYPKTAFPHGWKGQSGLYAIDFTRRALSGTFADAVRIAKDLGNIWRGETKPRKRAGACGRRCISVFW